The Polyangium mundeleinium genome contains the following window.
GGATGCGGCGTTCGAGGGCGGCGACGAGCTGGTGGCGGCCCCACTCGGCGGCGCCCTGCGGCGGCGCGGCGCCGGACTCGTGCAGGCCCCAGGGGTCGCGAAAGTCGAGCACGAGGGGTAGGCCGAGCGCGCGGGCGACCGAGACGCCGGAAGGGACGGCCGAGAAGGGGCCGGCTGTGACGACGACCGCGGAGACGCCCTCCTGGCGGGCGATCCGCTTGGCCTCGCGAGCGCCGTGAAGCGCGTGGATCGTCCAGTGGTCGGTCACGGACTGGAAGGGCCGGAGGCCCTCGATGGGGCGGAGCGGCCCGGGGGACTTCTTCGGTCGGGGCAGGCGCGCCGAGAGGGCGCGGAGCGCGTCCGTCGCCTGGAGCAAGCGCGGATCGAGGTACACGTCGTGCACCGACACCTCGGGCGGGACGGCGGCGAGGAGGTCGGGATCACGGGCGGCGTCGGGGAAGGTGCCGGTGACGACGACGGGGCGAAAGCCGCGACGAACGAGGGTCCGAGCGAGCTTGACCCAGCGATAGGCGCCGACGGCCGCCTGGGGCGCGAAGTACGGGGCGAGGAGGAGGAACGAGCGCACGCGAAGACGGCTTTCTCCGAAGCGGGGGCGTCTTGTCAAGGGCGGGGGCCGAGTGCGGCGGCCTCGCGGTAGACGTCGAGGGTCGTCCGGGCCGTCGTGTCCCACGAAAATGTCTTTCCGCGCTCGGGGCCGCGGGCGGCGAGCTCGGCGCGGAGGACGGGGTCGCTCGCCACGCGGCGCATCGCGGCCGCGAGCCCCTCGACCGATCCGCGGGGGAAATGCAGGCCGGCGTCGCCCGTGACCTCGACGAGGGGGGCGATGTCGCTGGTGATCACGGGGCAGCCTGCGGCCATCGCTTCGAGGGCGGGCATGCCGAACCCCTCGGCGAACGAGGGCTGGAGCAGGGCGAGGGCGCCGTGGAGGAGCGCCACGAGGTCGTCGCGCGGGAGCGTGGGGCGGATGACGAGGCGGCCCTTGATGCCGAGCCTCTGCGCGAGGGCGTCGAGGCCGCGGCCGGTGTCGAGGCGCTGGACGAGGACGAGGCGCTCGCCGCGCGTGGCGGCAGCGGCGAAGGCCTCGAGGGCGAGGGCGTGCCCCTTGTAGGGGGCGTTTTGGCCGACGAGGACGAAGTAGGGCGCGTCTGTGCCGAGCACGTGGGCGGCGCGGGCGCGGGCGGCGTCCCGGTCCTTCGGCGGGGCGAACCAGGGATCGGCGGCGTTGTGCGTGACGACGACGCGGCCCTTCGCGGAGGGGTCGTAGCGGACGATGGCGTCGGCGGAGGCGCGCGAGACGGTGAGGATGCGGGTCGAGCGGCGCAGCGAGGCGTGGAGGCCCGCGCGGAAGAAGGGCACGCGGAAGGTGCGGCGGAAGGCGGATCCTTCGGCGAAGTGCGGGGCGTCGAGCCACATGATGTCGTGGATCGTGGTGACGACGGCCGAGCGGATGCCGCGGCCGAGGATGTTGTGCGGCGCGTGGAAAACGTCGCCGTCGGTGGGGCCGAAGAGGCGCGGGAAGAGCAGGGAGAAGGGCTCGTTCGGGGTGCCGATCGCGCGGTGCTCGTCGATGTTCGGCGCGGTCGAGAGGCGGCCCTCGACGCTCGTGTGGCGCCAGAAGGTGAAGCGGTCTCCGGGGGCGAGGGCGGGGAGGCGGTCGACGAGGGCGCGCACGTAGGCGCCGATGCCGCTCGGCCGCTTGCAGATGTACCGGGCATCGACGGCGACGTGCATCACGAACCGGCGGAGAGCTCGGGCCCCCCGAGGCCGCCGCGCATGCGCCTGCGGACGGCACGAACAGCGCGCCGGTGCGCCAGGAGGAGGCTCATCGCGCGGGGACGGTACCAGCGCGGCGGAGGGCGAAGCAAGTTCGACGCGGACGGTCTCTTGCGCCGTCCTCCTCCGGCGTGCGCGACGGACGCTTGTTTTTCCCCCGTGCGCGCTGCTACGCCGGTGTTCGCATGAAGCGCTCGAAGCCCACCAAGCTCCCTCCTTCGGAAGGTTTTCTTCGAGCGATCACGCTGATCCGCGACCGCGTGGAGGACACGAACGTCTACCCGTTTACCATCCCGGCCGTTCGTTCGCTCGACACCCTCGCGTTTGATCCGAGGGTGACGTTCCTCGTCGGGGAGAACGGGTCGGGCAAGTCCACGATCCTCGAAGCTGTCGCGCTCTTGCTCGGGTTCAATGCGGAAGGGGGCTCGAAGAACTTTCGATTCGCCACGCAGAGCTCGGAGTCCGAGCTGCACCGGGCCTTGCGTCCGGTCCGGAGCGCGCGCCGCGAGCGGCACGGATTTTTTCTCCGCGCCGAGAGCACGTTTAATGTGGCCACCCACATCGAGCACCTGGGCATCGAGGCGTGGTACGGCGGCCGCTCGCTCCACGAGCGATCCCATGGCGAGGCATTTCTGACGCTCGTCGAAGAGAAGTTTCGCCCCGACGGCCTGTACCTGCTCGACGAACCGGAAGCCGCGCTCTCGCCGGGGAGGCAGCTCCGCTTCCTCGGGCATCTGCATGTCCTGGCCCAGGCAGGGGCGCAGTTCATCATCGCGACGCATTCGCCGATCCTGCTCGCCTACCCGAAGGCGCTGCTCTACGAGCTCTCGGAGAACGGCATTGCGACGGTCGCGTACGAGGAGACGGAGCATTATCGGCTCACGAAGGAGTTTTTGCTCCATCGGGAGCGGTTCTTTCGGGCGTTGTTCGAGGAAGACAAGGAAGAGGGGTAGGCGGGTGGCGGGCGGGCGGGGTCAGGGCTTCTAGGGAAGGCACACCTCGCTGCGCCGCGGGTTGAGGAGGTTTCCCCGCGCTTCGATGGTCCCGGCCTCCGCGAGGGCGATGAGCCGGCGGGCAAAGAGACGGACGTGGGTGTCGTCGAGCGGATAACTTCCAAAGTCGAGCGCATCGACGATGATGCGCGCCGCCTTCAGGTACCGATGGGTCATCTGTTTGAGCAGCGCCGCGTCGACCGCCGCGAGGCCGGCCTCCCCGAGCTCCTTCCCGAGCGCGATCTCCTCTTCGTCGGGAGACTCGGGCATGGGCGACGATAGAGGCGCCTCCTCCTTCTCTTTGAGCGGCGGAACGCTTTCCCCGCACATCACCAAGAGGTCTGCTTTCGACCGGAGCTCGGTCGTCCAATACCTATAATCATCCCGCACGTGCGAAAGGTCGGCCAGCGCTTCGGCCTTTTTGCCCAAGTGGACGAAGGCCTCGGCGCGCAGGAAGTGGAGTACCTCGCGCAAGTATTCCCATCTGGGCTCGTCACAGAGGACGAGCCCTTGGCCGAAGTCGGCCACGGCGCGCTCGTGGTCGCCTGTTTGGAGCGCGTATTCACCTCGATCGAAGAACAGCGCGGGGTCCTTGGGGTTGAGCTCTATCGCCCGCGAGATGGCTGCGATCGCGGCGACGTAGTCGTCGCTGCTGCTGTGGGCGTACGCGAGCGTGTCCCAAACGTGCGGGTCCTCGGGATACTGCTCGACGAGCCTGACTGCATCCTCGAATCCTGTCGGATCGCTCTTGCGAATACGATATTTTATATTCCTGATCACACGGTCCAAATCTTGACGCATCAGTATCTCCTTCCCGGCCGAGGGATGTTGTTTCCATGATCGACTTCGTTACCCTTGCAAGGCTCGGAGACGAGGCCTCTCGCACACTCCTCCACGTCCGTGTAGCCTCCCGTCATGCCGCGTCCCCATTTGCGGCCCGGGAGCTTCAGCTGCTCCCTGCAATTCTTCCTTGCCTCTTCCCACTCCTTGTCGCACTCCCTCTTGGTCGGCTTTCTCTCCTTCGGCAAGGACACGGCCGCCGCCACGACGAGGACCGCGACGCCCACGACGATCGTCACGCCGGACGCCGAGACGACCACCGGGACGAGCCGGATCAACTGCGAGATCACCGAGACGTTCGCCAGCAGGCCTCGTGTTGGCAGGGAGCCGCCGCGCGAGATCAGCTCGTCGGGTTTGGCGTGTAGCCCGCGTCCGCCATCGTCCGCAGCGCAGCCATCATGCACCGCTCGAGGCCGGCGTCGTCGAGGCGCGGGCCCTTGGGCGTCACCTCGGAGACCCGGTCGCCCCGCAGCACCACCTGGAACTCGATCTCGTACGCGTGGCGCTGGAGCCGCCCCGCTCGCTCCTCGACGCACGCTTGAAGCGCGCGGACCGTGCTCGCAGGCAGCGACCCCTCCGTCAGGGGCTCGGGCACGGCGGCGTACTCGTCGCTCGCCCCGCATCCCATCGGCACCACGCACACCGCCATGCAGGTAGCGAACAACGTCGCCCCCGCAAGCCGCCGCCCCCGCGTGCTCATGAGCTCACCCCCTCGCTTGCGGAGGAGGATACCTGGCCGTCGGGGTGGGGTGGAAGAGGGGTGACGCGGGCGGACGGGCGGGGTAGTTGGCCCAGCCCGCCCTCGTGGACGAAAATTTCTCTCCGATTCACCCAAAGAGGAGAAAGAAATATGTCCGCGTCCGACAACGCCATCCACCTGCCCGACGGCTACGACCTGACGACCGCCCAGGTCTGCTCGTTCCTCATCAACGTCGCCTCCGATATGTGTGCGCAGTGGATCGCCGCGAAGAAACCCGCGCCCGCCGATTTCAAGTGGAAGCCGCACAACGCGTGCCCCGTGACGCGCGATCTCTACAAGGTGGAGGACGTCGAGTTCGGCGAGCTCATTTGGAGCACCTTCAAGTACGGCGGCAGTCAGACGGAGCCCTTCTGTTTCGTTGCCACCTACAAGGGCAAGAAGTACCTCGTCTTCCGGGGCTCTCAGTCGGGGGCCGATTTCGGCATGGACGGCGAGTGCAAGCTCACGGACTATGCCGCGCCGACCCCGCCCACTTCGAGCGGCCTGCAGGTCGAGGCCGGTTTTTACGCGGTGTATAACGGCCTGCTCGAGAGCTTGAAAGGCGAGCTCGCGTCCTTGAAGGGGACGCTCACGGTGACCGGCCACAGCCTCGGCTCGGCGCTGGCTACGCTCGCGGTGCCGCTGGCAAGCTCGCTCGGTCTATCGGTCCAGATGTACAACCAGGCCAGCCCTCGCGTGGGAAACGCGGCGTTCGCCTGGTATTACAAGGACCTGAAGATCACCACGTACCGGCTCGTCAATACCGCCGACTCGGTCCCCAAGAGCCCTGCGGGGTCCTATGTGCACGTGGGTACCGAGGTCGACTTCACCGCGGTGTACGACGGGAAAGAAGCGAACATGCACAACGCCTGCTGCTCCTACTCGTACGCCATCTTCAATCCCAAGGCACCGATCAACCCCAATGTCGACGCGTGCATGTCGGGTTGAAGGCTGCTAGCAGCGAGCAGGCCGAGGACGCGTAGCCGCGTTTCCTCGTCGAGGCCCCGGACTTCCTGCAGGAGGTCCGGGGCGCGTCCCTGGACGTCTGCGACGTCTTCCCGAAGTTCGAGCGCGGCTTCCCGGAGGTGAGGGACCTCTCGTCGGAGGTCGCGGACTTCTTCCCGGAGGTGAGGGACCTCTCGTCGGAGGTTGCGGGCTTCTTTCCGGAGGTGAGGGACCTCTCGTCGGAGGTGGTGGATGTCTTCCCGGAGGTGAGAGACCTCCCCAAGGCAGACGAGGGCCTCCGGGAGTCGATGAAGCACCTCCTGTCGGAGGTGGATCGACCTCCGACAGGAGGTGCTTCCACCTCCGACAGGAGAGGGGGGTGGAATCAAAACCGGAAGGCGATCCCCGCGCGGAGGTCAACGTGCGGAATCTGCTCTCGGTGCAGATGCTGTCTCGCCTGCGCGGTTACGGGCCCTGAGGCGATGGCGCCTGCGAGGACGGGGGAGCCTCGAATCGGAACACCATCGGCGCGTGAAGAAACCTCAGCAGTGGATCGTGTTCGTCGATCGGCACGTCGCGACAGATGGGATCGGGTCGCTCCGCGATACCGATGCGGCCGCAACCCTGGGCACGACTCACCTCCCCGGTCTCCAGAGGCGGCCCCGAGCGCGCGACGACGAGATCACGATCGATCGCGTCCCGACGGCCTCGAAGGAACGTCTCCAGGTCATTGGCCCGTTGCCGGAGAGACTGAGCCAATTCGCGACTCTGACCCTGCGCCCGCTGGCGCATCGCGAATACCAGGAGAGCGAGCGCTCGCTCTTGTCCGTAGGGTACACGAGGGCACGCGAGCGCCGTCGCCCACCCAGCGAGTTCCGTGGAACTCCCACGTGCGATCCGCGTCTGGACATGGGCCAAGAGCGAAGGATTCCAGTCGCTCAGCCCGACCGCATCCTGGATCACCGGATCGATCTTGCGGGCGTCGCGCAGCACGTTCGCCAGCGTGGTGAGGGCCGCCTCGCGCACGTCGTGCGTCACCTCGCCGTTCCGTTGCAACAGCGTGTGCGCCGCGATTCCCGCGACGCTCCAGTCCTGATGCTTCGTCGCGGAGAGCGCGTCGCGCACGAGGTCGATCGATTCGGGTCGCTCGGTCACGAGCCGCCAGTATCTCGCTCGGAGCAAGGGTGCGCCGGGCAACTTCATCGCTGCGAGCGCGATGCTCGCGGGCGCTGTCCACGCGAGTGCACGCTGAGCGAGTTCCGTCCCTTGCGTGCAGTTGTTCTCCTGTGCGAACCTGACTCGTCGCCCCAGCTCGCGCGCATCCTGCTCCGAGAGCCCATCGAGCGTGAAGACCGCCCGGCTCACGGTCTCCGCACCTGACGATGCCCCCTTCGGGTCGACCGGATCGGCGGTGACGGCGAACCGGTAGCGACCCTGCGGCAGCACGACGTCCGTCCCCCTCTGGGAGACATCCATCTCGATCCGGAGCGTGAGGTTCGCTCCGGGCTGGAGCACCGGGCGCGCGGACGCCTGCGTACGCAAGCTCGCTGGCATGCAGCGCCAACGACCGTCGATTCCCTGTTGCTCGAAAGGACGGTGACATCCGTGGCTGCGAAGCGAGCCGAGGCCCTCGAGGTGCAGGCGCAACGGGGTGTCGGTCCGGTTCGTGATCCGCCACTGCGTGGGACTGTTTGGATCGACGGGTGTGATCTCGAGCGCGTCCCTCGGCGCATTCGACGGGCTCGGAGGCGACGGGGGCGCGGAGGAAGAGGGGGGGCTCGATGCCGTGGGCAGGATGGCCTGCGAACCGTTCGTGTCCGCGTGTGCGCAGGACCAGACGAGGGACACGACCAGCGGAGCGAACATCAATGGGAAGCGGCTCATCGGCCGCATGCGGACAACGCAGCTTGGAGGAGGTTCCGCGGAAATCCCAGCCGTGTTCCGGGAGGAGGTAGACGTCAGGAACGACCGAATCCAATTCGTGCGGCCCGCGCGGGCCGCCCACCGAGGGACGGCCCGCTGTGCGCCTCACCGCCGCGCCAGCCGATGCAACGTGGCGATGATAGGGTCGAGCGAATCGCGCAGTCCATCATCCACTGTTTCGACGTACCCCAGCGCTTCTGCAACATCCAAGCACGCGCGCACCTCTGCTGCCGAGCCCATGGCCGTATGCCACCGCGCGCGCTCGTTTCGCCCCTGCGAATACGCCCCTTCGTGCAGATTGAGCGGCACGCTGGTCGCTGCGCGCCTTAGCTGTTCCGCGAGATTCGCATCCTTCCTGCCGATCTTCTCGATGATCGGCCGCAACCGCCGCAGCATTTCGATCGTCACGCTGTAGATTCTGAGAGCCATTGCTTCCTCCTTCCCCGACCGGGGACCCTTGTCCCGGGCCCGAGCACGCGGGCAAGCTAGCCGACCCCGGACGAGGCCCATTGCATACGCGTCCCACCCGCTGCGGAAGCGGAAGCGGAAGCGGAAGCGGAAGCGGAAGCGGAAGCGGAAGCGGAAGCGGAAGCGGAAGCGGAAGCGGAAGCGGAAGCGGAAGCCCCCGCGCGCCCCATCAAAACCGAAACGTAATCCCCGCGCGAAACTTCGTGCTCGCGTGCGACGCCCGAAACGCGCCCATACGGCCCCACCGATCGAGATGCTCGACCTCGACCCACGCGAGCCGCTGCTTGTCACCCGGCAGCGTATACGAAAGCCAAACGCGCTCGCCGGCGCGCCGGTCCCGGAGGTGAACGTCATTCGTGACCCGCTCCTGGTACCGATCCAGCCCCTCGATCGACTCGAAAAAATCGTACGTGAGCTGCGCGCCGAGCTCGAAGCGTCGATATGCGAGCGAGAGCGTGGGGCGGACGGTCCCGCCGAGCGCGAAGTAATAACGTTTATCCGCAACCACGGTCTTCAAGCCCGCGTCGCCACGCCCCTTGATGTACGCGGACGCGGCCATCGAATGCACAGCGCCGAAATCGGCGTACACGTCCACGCTGGCGCGGGCGCGGGCGTCCCCGTGGTGCAGCGTGAGGTCGACCGTGGCGCCGAGCGCGTTCGCGACGCCGAGCTTGTCCTCCGCCATGCCCTCTTGCCGGTGCTTCGCGTAATTGAAGCCGCTGGAGGGGCCCGCAAAGATCGCGTATCCGCGGCGGCCGCCGCGCCCGTCGGGCGCGACTTTCTGGTCGTAAACGCCGCCGAGCAGGACACGCGTGACGAAGTCGAGCTGCTGCACGCCCTGATCATCGACGGATCCGACGAGCCGGACGCTCGTGACGTCACCAGCATCGAGCCGCTTCGTCCTCACGCCGGGGTGGTCGAACGCCGGGACGTCGATGATCTCCGTGCTCACCCCGATGCGGCGTTGCGAGAAGCGCAGGCCGTCCCGTCCGGCCTCCGCGCTCACGCCGACGAGCACGTCGAAGCGATGCCAGGTGTCCGCGGGCAAGCCGAGATCACCCCGCGCCTGGGCGCGCGCGGCGTGCCCAGGTTCGAGGCGCCGGTGGAGGTACCGGAACGGCGAAAAGACGAGCGAAAGGACGTTGTTCGCGAGGTTGTCCTCGCCGCGCTCGAAGAAAAGGCCGAGCTGGTGGAGCGGCTCGCCGACGGCAAAGCCACCCTGGGGCGTGAGGATGAGGTCGTTCAAGCTGACCTTCTCGCGATACTCGCCGAGGTACTCCCACAAGACCGAGCCCGCGAACGAGAACAGGAACGACTCGCCCGCGCCGAGCCCGGCCCCGCGCGCGGCGAGGTACGTCATCGTGCCCGCAGCCGGGTGCGTGTAGGTGTTCGTCTCGAATTTGTTCGTGTCGAACCGCACGGCTTCGAGGGTCCAGGCTTTCTTGTAAAAACTCGGCGTCGACCACGAGAGCTCCCAATCGACGACGTTGTCGCTCATGTGGACCCAGTAATCGGTGAGGCCGTAGGTCATCAGGGCGAGGATCGTGGCGCCTGCCGCCAGGCGATACCGGAAGCACGGCGCGCGCATGACGCGCCACGGGTGGGGATCGAGCTCCCAGGAAAAACCCGCGCCCGGGAGCACGAGCGGAGGCGTGTTCCCCGGGCCCGGGAAGACACGCGCGCCGAAGGGGACGTCCGGCGAGAACCAGAGCCGAAACGGCGGAGGGCCAAGCGAAGGCGCGCGGTCGACCCGCACGGCGTTCGCGAAGGGGTCGAACACGGGATCCGGGATCGGATCGAGCTGAAGCGGCGGCGGAGGCTCGGGGTCGGCCGCCTGCACGATCGACGCGAGCAGCGTCACGAGCGCAGTCACGAGCGCGGGCGCGCGAGCGCCGCGAAGACGACGACAACGGCGCGCGGCCGCCTGCCTGCTCCCGTGCCTCGCTCGTGCGTCGGTCTCCAAGACGCCTCGCACGGGAGGAGTGCAAGACGCGGGCCGGTCAGCGGAGCTCGCTCGTCAGGGGATCCAGGGCGCGATCTCGCGGTAGGCGTCGAGCGTGCGCTGGGTGGTGTCCTCCCAGCGGAACCGCGCCGCGCGCGAGAGGCCGCGGGCCTTGAGATCCTGCCGGAGGGCCTCGTCCTTGGCGACGGCGCGGAGCGCGCCGGCGAGCGCGTCGAGATCACGCGGATCCCGGATGAGCGCGGCATCCCCCGCGACCTCGGGCACCGACGTGAGGCTCGAACAGACGACCGGGCAGCCACACGCCATGGCTTCGAGCACGGGCAAACCAAAACCTTCGTACAGCGAGGGGAAGATCAACGCCTCGGCGCGGGCGTAGAGGCCCACGAGGGCCGAAAGGTCGACACGGCTCTGGACGTGCACCCGCGAGAGCAGGCCCGTCTCGCGCAACGCCGATTCGAGATCCGCGGGGAACGTGCGCTCGCGCTGGATGATGACGAGGTGCAGGTCGTCGGCGGTCGTGAAGGCGCGGGCGAACGCGAGCACGGCGGCCGCGTGGTTCTTGTTGGGGTAGCCGCCGCCGAGGACCAGGAAAAACCGGCGACCCGCGGGAACGAGCTGTTCCGTGCGCGCGAGGGCTTCGGAGGCGTCGAGCGGCGCGAAGACGGGATCGACGCCGAGGGGCGTGACGCGGACGCGCGGCGCGGAGGAGGGATCGACGCGGATCGTGTCGTCTTTGCTGTGCTCGCTGACGGCGAGGATGAGGCCGGCGCGGCGGATCGAGGAGCGAATCGCGGCGGACCAGTACGGCGCGAGGAGCACGCGGAGCACGGGGTTCGGGAAGACGAGCTCGGGACACACGATCTGCATGACGTCGTGCATCGTGAGCACGCTCTTTTGGGGCGCCCCGAGCGGCAGGACGCGGTACGGCGCGTGGAACAGATCGTCCGGGCCGAGGCGCTTTTTCAGCCACGCGCCGAGGCGGAGCAGGGAGTCCGGGTGGTTCGGGTCGCCGGAGACGAGCCACTCGGTGACGTTCGGGGCGCGGGAGAGCGGGCCCCGCGCGTCGGGGTGGCGGAGCAGGACGAAGGGGACGTCGGGCGCGAGGGCAGGGAGGTGCTCCACGAGCGCGGCGACGACGGTGGCGACGCCGCCGGGCGCGCCGCGGAGGACGCGGGCGTCGAGGACGATGCGGGGAGGCGCGGCGGGGCGCACGTCAGCGGGCCCGGGCGACGACGACGAGCGTGGCGCGGCGGCCCTCCTTGGCGGCCACGGCACCGAGGTCGTAGGTGATGTACCCGTCCACGAAGACCTCGAGGGCCTGGAGCAGCCGCGCCGGCGGGACCTCGGTCGGCACGACAAAAGGCGCGGCCTTGTCCTTCTTCGCCTTCGCCGCGGGCTTGCCCTTCGTGCGGAAGAGCGACTGGAGGCGGAGCAGGGCCGCGCGCGGGGCGGGCTCGTGCAGGAGGAGGGCGTAACGCTGCACGTCGAGGATCTCGAAGCCGGTGCGCTCGGCGAGCAAGCGGAGCTGCTTCTCGCCGAAGTGGTAGAGGTGATCGGGCAGATCGAGCTCGTTCGTGCCGGCCCAGCGCGCGCCCGGCAGCTCGGCGACGTTGCCGGTCTGGAAGACGAGCAAGCCGCCGGGGCGGAGGAGCGCGTGCATCTGGCGGAACGCGTCGAGCGGGTAGGCGAGGTGCGAGAGGACGTTCCGGTGGTAGACGACGTCGAAGCTGCCCGGCGGGAGCTCGACCGACCC
Protein-coding sequences here:
- a CDS encoding four helix bundle protein, translated to MALRIYSVTIEMLRRLRPIIEKIGRKDANLAEQLRRAATSVPLNLHEGAYSQGRNERARWHTAMGSAAEVRACLDVAEALGYVETVDDGLRDSLDPIIATLHRLARR
- a CDS encoding AAA family ATPase — protein: MKRSKPTKLPPSEGFLRAITLIRDRVEDTNVYPFTIPAVRSLDTLAFDPRVTFLVGENGSGKSTILEAVALLLGFNAEGGSKNFRFATQSSESELHRALRPVRSARRERHGFFLRAESTFNVATHIEHLGIEAWYGGRSLHERSHGEAFLTLVEEKFRPDGLYLLDEPEAALSPGRQLRFLGHLHVLAQAGAQFIIATHSPILLAYPKALLYELSENGIATVAYEETEHYRLTKEFLLHRERFFRALFEEDKEEG
- a CDS encoding glycosyltransferase family 4 protein, whose protein sequence is MHVAVDARYICKRPSGIGAYVRALVDRLPALAPGDRFTFWRHTSVEGRLSTAPNIDEHRAIGTPNEPFSLLFPRLFGPTDGDVFHAPHNILGRGIRSAVVTTIHDIMWLDAPHFAEGSAFRRTFRVPFFRAGLHASLRRSTRILTVSRASADAIVRYDPSAKGRVVVTHNAADPWFAPPKDRDAARARAAHVLGTDAPYFVLVGQNAPYKGHALALEAFAAAATRGERLVLVQRLDTGRGLDALAQRLGIKGRLVIRPTLPRDDLVALLHGALALLQPSFAEGFGMPALEAMAAGCPVITSDIAPLVEVTGDAGLHFPRGSVEGLAAAMRRVASDPVLRAELAARGPERGKTFSWDTTARTTLDVYREAAALGPRP
- a CDS encoding tetratricopeptide repeat protein: MIRNIKYRIRKSDPTGFEDAVRLVEQYPEDPHVWDTLAYAHSSSDDYVAAIAAISRAIELNPKDPALFFDRGEYALQTGDHERAVADFGQGLVLCDEPRWEYLREVLHFLRAEAFVHLGKKAEALADLSHVRDDYRYWTTELRSKADLLVMCGESVPPLKEKEEAPLSSPMPESPDEEEIALGKELGEAGLAAVDAALLKQMTHRYLKAARIIVDALDFGSYPLDDTHVRLFARRLIALAEAGTIEARGNLLNPRRSEVCLP
- a CDS encoding glycosyltransferase family 4 protein, yielding MRPAAPPRIVLDARVLRGAPGGVATVVAALVEHLPALAPDVPFVLLRHPDARGPLSRAPNVTEWLVSGDPNHPDSLLRLGAWLKKRLGPDDLFHAPYRVLPLGAPQKSVLTMHDVMQIVCPELVFPNPVLRVLLAPYWSAAIRSSIRRAGLILAVSEHSKDDTIRVDPSSAPRVRVTPLGVDPVFAPLDASEALARTEQLVPAGRRFFLVLGGGYPNKNHAAAVLAFARAFTTADDLHLVIIQRERTFPADLESALRETGLLSRVHVQSRVDLSALVGLYARAEALIFPSLYEGFGLPVLEAMACGCPVVCSSLTSVPEVAGDAALIRDPRDLDALAGALRAVAKDEALRQDLKARGLSRAARFRWEDTTQRTLDAYREIAPWIP
- a CDS encoding DUF3943 domain-containing protein, with the translated sequence MTALVTLLASIVQAADPEPPPPLQLDPIPDPVFDPFANAVRVDRAPSLGPPPFRLWFSPDVPFGARVFPGPGNTPPLVLPGAGFSWELDPHPWRVMRAPCFRYRLAAGATILALMTYGLTDYWVHMSDNVVDWELSWSTPSFYKKAWTLEAVRFDTNKFETNTYTHPAAGTMTYLAARGAGLGAGESFLFSFAGSVLWEYLGEYREKVSLNDLILTPQGGFAVGEPLHQLGLFFERGEDNLANNVLSLVFSPFRYLHRRLEPGHAARAQARGDLGLPADTWHRFDVLVGVSAEAGRDGLRFSQRRIGVSTEIIDVPAFDHPGVRTKRLDAGDVTSVRLVGSVDDQGVQQLDFVTRVLLGGVYDQKVAPDGRGGRRGYAIFAGPSSGFNYAKHRQEGMAEDKLGVANALGATVDLTLHHGDARARASVDVYADFGAVHSMAASAYIKGRGDAGLKTVVADKRYYFALGGTVRPTLSLAYRRFELGAQLTYDFFESIEGLDRYQERVTNDVHLRDRRAGERVWLSYTLPGDKQRLAWVEVEHLDRWGRMGAFRASHASTKFRAGITFRF
- a CDS encoding lipase family protein gives rise to the protein MSASDNAIHLPDGYDLTTAQVCSFLINVASDMCAQWIAAKKPAPADFKWKPHNACPVTRDLYKVEDVEFGELIWSTFKYGGSQTEPFCFVATYKGKKYLVFRGSQSGADFGMDGECKLTDYAAPTPPTSSGLQVEAGFYAVYNGLLESLKGELASLKGTLTVTGHSLGSALATLAVPLASSLGLSVQMYNQASPRVGNAAFAWYYKDLKITTYRLVNTADSVPKSPAGSYVHVGTEVDFTAVYDGKEANMHNACCSYSYAIFNPKAPINPNVDACMSG
- a CDS encoding class I SAM-dependent methyltransferase; protein product: MEAVSCIFCGDRGTRPYHAENGYEAVACDGCGLVFVTPRPTEGEMKRLYEGQETKVDLGRQIRNVERAVYEARRALDLIGRHAASGRLLEIGSAAGYFLREARARGFSPTGIDITGPFVRYATEVLGVDVHEGTLGSVELPPGSFDVVYHRNVLSHLAYPLDAFRQMHALLRPGGLLVFQTGNVAELPGARWAGTNELDLPDHLYHFGEKQLRLLAERTGFEILDVQRYALLLHEPAPRAALLRLQSLFRTKGKPAAKAKKDKAAPFVVPTEVPPARLLQALEVFVDGYITYDLGAVAAKEGRRATLVVVARAR